A single region of the Deefgea piscis genome encodes:
- a CDS encoding chemotaxis protein CheW, which translates to MMGALALMNKMVGKSDAEVQMQSTEQYLSFQLGGETFAIGIRSIREILEYEYLTEVPMMPDFLRGVMNLRGAVVPVTDLALRFGRARTELGRRTCVVIVEVLDPETDAAQLIGVLVDAVHEVLTIALDAIERAPQFGSKLRTEFISGMACVDNRFIVLLDISRVLSVEEMSILAGIEHDGETPKMDESHSHEELHAIK; encoded by the coding sequence ATGATGGGGGCGCTCGCATTAATGAACAAAATGGTCGGTAAAAGTGATGCAGAAGTCCAAATGCAAAGCACCGAGCAATATCTTTCATTTCAACTGGGGGGGGAAACATTTGCGATTGGTATTCGCTCGATTCGCGAGATTTTAGAGTACGAATATTTAACTGAAGTGCCGATGATGCCGGATTTTTTGCGCGGGGTGATGAATTTGCGCGGGGCGGTGGTGCCGGTAACGGATTTAGCTTTGCGTTTTGGCCGGGCCCGTACCGAGCTGGGCCGGCGTACTTGCGTGGTGATTGTTGAAGTTTTAGATCCTGAAACCGACGCGGCGCAATTGATTGGCGTTTTGGTCGATGCGGTCCATGAAGTCTTAACCATTGCGCTGGATGCTATTGAAAGAGCGCCGCAGTTTGGCAGTAAATTACGCACTGAATTTATTTCCGGCATGGCGTGTGTGGATAATCGCTTTATCGTATTGCTGGATATTTCGCGCGTATTGTCGGTTGAGGAAATGTCCATTTTGGCAGGCATTGAGCATGATGGGGAAACGCCAAAAATGGATGAGAGCCATTCTCATGAAGAGCTTCATGCAATTAAATGA